In one window of Porites lutea chromosome 8, jaPorLute2.1, whole genome shotgun sequence DNA:
- the LOC140946815 gene encoding uncharacterized protein has protein sequence MSDAEDSNVRSRPNPEVVDPSTGAAIQAAVTRSIGSLTDNLTQVIESRLTDFAKRFSEENSSSVEQAVKKARREQYTCKRKGNQQQLDHSLQVLDKLDEASDALKHKSYEKAKAALESGTELVSKRVKAIKLADKSEFGWATVNEYLSDELASDSDDEKRIYRAERRAERKVTKEKRRRARSGDKGSGSASTSRATSSRYASSDLVSRPEARPARRLGPCFKISTQHFFALLSLFLSSSIMALPHRP, from the coding sequence ATGAGTGACGCGGAGGACAGCAATGTTCGTTCTCGTCCGAACCCTGAAGTCGTAGATCCTTCTACTGGCGCTGCTATACAGGCTGCCGTTACTCGTTCTATAGGTTCTTTAACCGACAACCTTACACAGGTCATTGAATCTCGGCTTACCGATTTTGCCAAGCGTTTTTCAGAGGAAAACAGTTCGTCCGTTGAGCAAGCTGTTAAGAAGGCGCGTCGCGAGCAATACACGTGCAAGAGAAAGGGTAACCAGCAGCAGTTAGACCATTCCCTCCAGGTGCTGGACAAGCTAGACGAAGCTTCCGACGCACTTAAGCACAaatcttatgaaaaagctaaggCTGCTTTGGAGTCAGGTACGGAATTAGTGTCCAAGCGTGTTAAAGCAATAAAGCTAGCCGACAAGAGCGAGTTTGGATGGGCGACGGTCAATGAGTATCTATCCGACGAACTCGCCTCTGACTCAGATGATGAGAAGAGAATTTACCGGGCCGAGAGGAGAGCTGAGAGAAAGGTCACTAAGGAAAAACGTCGTCGTGCCCGTTCTGGCGACAAAGGCAGTGGCTCCGCCTCTACATCTCGGGCGACTTCGTCAAGATACGCATCCAGCGATTTGGTTTCACGCCCGGAGGCTAGACCAGCTCGTCGTTTGGGCCCCTGTTTTAAGATAAGTACCCAGCACTTTTTCGCTTTactatctttgtttctttcttcgtCGATTATGGCGTTACCGCACAGGCCATAA
- the LOC140945553 gene encoding LOW QUALITY PROTEIN: protein adenylyltransferase SelO-like (The sequence of the model RefSeq protein was modified relative to this genomic sequence to represent the inferred CDS: inserted 1 base in 1 codon), which translates to MVDDFFFLGTLFVILLPQASISSIQHEKLWKRHCISQGNNSVCRNSYTQSSQQICRITDLLNFEDWAFIPISVLRQTFPVDQETKNFVRQVHNVVFSTVHPVPFRHKPSLVAISSHVLTEILDLRTAAAAESSAFSEFVAGNLILPNSALLSHRYGGHQFGEWADQLGDGRAVLLGEYINRKGERWELQLKGSGKTPYSRHGDGRAVLRSSVREFLASEAMFHLGVPTSRAASIVVSEDRVWRDQFYDGHPMREKAAIVLRLAKSWFRIGSLEILASNGEEDLLRKVVDFVIEEHFPDLSKKTDKYLEFFSKVVSMTAELIAKWQGVGFAHGVCNTDNFSLLSITIDYXPFGFMDEFNPDFVPNTSDEERRYSYKNQPNVGFFNLEKLLQAMKPLLEDYSAGEKILLSYVDFYNERFLDIFRQKLGLLNVVDSDEKLIHSLLWLMSTSRADFTMTFRELSEISIQDLIANRLPFESWALKNLSKHKNWRGWLARYSERLQLNGDLDSENKRRQRMLKINPRYVLRNWMAQSAIQKAEENDFSEVRLLLEVLTRPFNKQVVAEDRGYSSQPPLWASQLRVSCSS; encoded by the exons ATGGTAGACGACTTCTTCTTTTTGGGAACGctgtttgttattcttttgcCACAAGCCTCGATATCTAGCATTCAACATGAAAAATTATGGAAACGCCACTGCATCTCTCAAGGAAACAACTCTGTTTGCAGAAACAGTTACACACAATCAAGCCAGCAGATTTGTAGGATAACAGACTTGTTGAATTTTGAAGACTGGGCCTTCATACCCATAAGCGTCTTGCGGCAGACTTTTCCTGTTGATCAGGAAACGAAAAACTTTGTTAGACAAGTGCATAATGTGGTGTTTTCTACAGTCCATCCTGTTCCGTTTAGACATAAACCTTCCCTTGTAGCGATCTCAAGCCACGTGCTAACAGAAATACTCGATTTGAGGACAGCTGCGGCTGCCGAATCGTCAGCTTTTTCAGAATTTGTAGCAGGAAATCTGATACTGCCAAACTCTGCTTTATTATCCCACAGATACGGAGGACATCAG tttGGTGAATGGGCGGATCAACTTGGGGATGGGCGGGCAGTACTGCTGGGAGAGTACATCAACAG aaAAGGTGAGAGGTGGGAACTTCAGTTGAAGGGCTCTGGCAAAACTCCATACTCAAG GCATGGTGATGGTCGAGCAGTCTTAAGATCATCTGTGCGGGAGTTCCTTGCTAGCGAGGCCATGTTCCATTTGGGTGTGCCCACAAGTAGAGCAGCCAGCATTGTTGTAAGTGAGGATAGAGTATGGAGAGATCAGTTTTATGATGGACACCCCATGCGAGAGAAAG CTGCAATTGTTCTACGTTTGGCAAAATCTTGGTTTAGGATTGGCTCTCTTGAAATTTTGGCATCCAATGGCGAAGAAGACCTTCTGAG aaaaGTTGTGGACTTTGTAATCGAGGAACACTTTCCAGACTTATCGAAGAAGACTGATAAATACCTG GAATTCTTTTCGAAAGTGGTGTCGATGACGGCAGAACTTATCGCCAAGTGGCAGGGAGTTGGGTTTGCTCATG GTGTCTGTAACACAGATAATTTCAGCCTCCTATCCATCACAATAGACT GCCCGTTTGGATTCATGGACGAGTTTAATCCAG ATTTCGTTCCCAACACATCAGACGAGGAGCGAAGATACAGTTACAAGAATCAACCCAATGTTGGATTTTTTAATTTGGAGAAATTACTTCAAGCCATGAAGCCATTACTAGAAGATTACAGCGC TGGAGAGAAAATCCTCCTAAGTTACGTGGACTTTTATAATGAAAG aTTTTTGGACATATTTCGTCAAAAATTGGGTCTGCTTAATGTTGTGGACAGCGATGAAAAACTCATTCATTCTTTGCTGTGG TTAATGTCGACCAGTCGTGCGGACTTCACAATGACTTTCCGCGAGTTAAGTGAAATATCCATACAAGACTTGATAGCAAACCGCCTTCCCTTTGAATCGTGGGCGCTGAAGAATCTAAGCAAACACAAGAACTGGAGAGGCTGGTTAGCCCGTTATTCTGAAAGACTGCAATT AAATGGTGATCTGGATTCTGAAAACAAGAGGAGACAACGGATGTTAA AAATAAATCCTCGTTATGTACTGCGTAACTGGATGGCTCAATCAGCAATACAAAAAGCAGAGGAGAATGATTTTTCAGAG GTTCGGCTGCTTCTTGAAGTTTTAACGAGACCTTTTAATAAACAA GTGGTCGCTGAAGATCGTGGGTACTCGTCCCAGCCCCCGCTCTGGGCATCTCAGCTTCGAGTCAGCTGCTCGTCGTAA